A section of the Tachysurus fulvidraco isolate hzauxx_2018 chromosome 7, HZAU_PFXX_2.0, whole genome shotgun sequence genome encodes:
- the LOC113635417 gene encoding leucine rich adaptor protein 1-like, which yields MEEDSTVPDFRDIEVKLGRKVPESLARSITHRAKPLESRSQGHGTNSDLKQLESKMLFLKQEMAHLRAIDVKLMQQLLSINEGIESIRWVMEERGGIASRESSLNGSLYSLSDSQDASHHGSFSSLQDRTDELDGISVGSYLDTLGEDFEHSSPTDQSDSFNDQSVIAEESFSKSPLRPRVDSDEYYCFG from the exons ATGGAGGAAGACAGCACGGTTCCAGATTTCAGGGACATCGAGGTGAAACTGGGCCGGAAAGTACCGGAGAGCTTGGCACGGTCTATTACGCACAGAGCAAAACCATTAGAATCCAGATCTCAGGGTCACGGCACCAACTCCGATCTTAAACAACTGGAAAGCAAGATGCTTTTCCTTAAACAGGAAATG GCTCATCTCCGTGCTATCGATGTAAAACTGATGCAGCAGCTTCTTTCCATCAACGAAGGCATCGAGTCTATACGCTGGGTGATGGAAGAGCGAGGAGGCATAGCCAGTCGGGAGAGCAGTTTAAACGGCAGTCTGTACAGCCTCTCTGACAGCCAGGACGCATCTCATCACGGGAGCTTCAGCAGTCTCCAAGACCGGACAGACGAACTGGATGGAATTTCAGTCGGCAGTTACTTGGACACACTAGGGGAGGACTTTGAACATTCTTCCcccactgaccaatcagatagCTTCAATGACCAGTCCGTTATCGCAGAAGAGTCGTTCAGTAAATCTCCACTTCGACCCAGAGTGGACTCGGATGAGTACTACTGTTTTGGATAA